The genomic stretch GAGGTTGGTGAACACCGCCCCGGCGAAGTGGCAGCCGGCCACCCGGCGCTGGTCGAGGGCGTGGGAGCTCACCTCCATGGCCGCCAGCTGAGCTCCGGCCTCCACCGCCCGGGCCAGCTGCCCCTGCAGCACATCGGCGAAGGCTGTGGTGTGAGAAGCCGTGACGCTGTATCCGGGCCAGCGGTTGATCAGGGTGCCGAACAGGGCCGTGGACCGGCCACAGGCGGCGCCGAGGTGCTCGATCAGGTGCGTGGTCGTGGTCTTGCCATTCGTGCCGGTCACGCCGATCAGGGCCAGGTGCCGGCTGGGGTCGTGCCAGAACGAGGCCGCCAGCCGTCCGGCCCATTCCGCCACCGGCTCTTCCAGCACCAGCACCGGATCGTCCGGCCCTGGCGGACGCTGGGCCGCTGCCGCCGGCCCGATCACCGCCGCCGCCGCCCCCCGCTCCAGGGCGGCGGGCCAGAAACTGCCCCCATCGACCTGACTGCCTGGCAGACCGATGAAGAGGGTGCCGGCGGCCACGCGGCGTGAATCGCAGCTCAGGCCGGTGACCACGGCATCGGGCAGCTGGGCGGGAATCGCCACAGCACAGTCCTGCAGAAGGGAATGAAGCAGCTGTGGCATCGGGAGGTCACCCCCAGGGGCGGGGGCTGGTGCTGAGGAGTTCGGGCTGTTTTAAGCGTTTGGAGGCGGGCCGGGCAGCTCGGCCAGACACTTCCGCAGCCAGCGCTGGAGGCCATCACCCCCCAGCCGTGGCCCGACCCGTGGCAACAGCTGCGCGTGCCCCTGCCTCACCACCGCCAGCAGCGGCACCTCCAGCCCGTAACGGGCCTGAAGGTCGGGATCGTGATCCACATTCACCACCTGCAACCGCGGCGGCGGCACCAGGGCCCGCAGACGTTCCTCGAGGCCCTCGCACAGGCAACAGCCATCACGGCTGTAGAGGAGCAGTGCTGGCAGGGGGGGGGCGGGCTGAGTCGGCTGATTCACTCGGGCACCGGATCGCATCCGCAGGGTGTGAAGGGGTGGCAGCGCAGGAGGCGCCTCAGCGTGAGCCAGCCACCCCGCCAGGGGCCATGGCGCTGGATCGCCTCGAGGCCATAGGCGCTGCAGCTGGGAATGAACCGGCAGCGTGGACCCAGCAGGGGGGAGAGCCAGCGGCGGTAGCCAGCGATCAGGGCGAGCAGGGCGAGCTGCAGGGCCCGGCTGAGGCTGGAGAAGCCAACGGATAAGATCGACAACTGGCGTTGCACGACCGGGTGCCTGGAGGATGCCTCCAGCATGCTCCCCGGAAGGCCTGGCCCACGGCCAGCCTGCGCGCTTCGTTCCAGAACCCCGTCCTCTGTTCCTGTCTGCATGTCTCGCTACCGCGGTCCTCGTCTGAGGGTGACGCGGCGCTTGGGAGACCTTCCCGGTCTCACCCGTAAGTCCGCCAAGCGG from Synechococcus sp. CBW1107 encodes the following:
- a CDS encoding glutaredoxin family protein; translated protein: MNQPTQPAPPLPALLLYSRDGCCLCEGLEERLRALVPPPRLQVVNVDHDPDLQARYGLEVPLLAVVRQGHAQLLPRVGPRLGGDGLQRWLRKCLAELPGPPPNA
- the yidD gene encoding membrane protein insertion efficiency factor YidD, translated to MLEASSRHPVVQRQLSILSVGFSSLSRALQLALLALIAGYRRWLSPLLGPRCRFIPSCSAYGLEAIQRHGPWRGGWLTLRRLLRCHPFTPCGCDPVPE